Proteins from a genomic interval of Musa acuminata AAA Group cultivar baxijiao chromosome BXJ1-9, Cavendish_Baxijiao_AAA, whole genome shotgun sequence:
- the LOC135592603 gene encoding pentatricopeptide repeat-containing protein At5g46100-like: MARGQASAIRWTKEITNAQVLRLIRAESDVRKALLIFDSATAEYPSGFRHDAATFAHMSARLAAAGLLPTAFSVLARVPAELGHPPPEPVFAALIRAHGRARRPLDALRLFHDAPRLLLLRPSNRSYTALLAVLVAHNRLDLASRLFAGMRAAGVPPSVASYNVLLKAHCTDAGSGADVDAALRVFRRLPDRGCPPDSCSYNTVIDGLCKHGRIGEAKQLLKEMSDKDCSPTVVTYTTLIHGMCRSGSLDEAIEMFDEMTKIGIKPNVFTYSSLVDGLCKGGRSLKAVTLLDRMVSDRCQPNAITYSALINGLCKEGRLGEALEILDRMRLQGKKPDVGLYGKLIDGLCESGRAQEAANYLDEMVLSGITPNRVTWNLHVRINNTVVVGLCAVGDSSRALRVHQSMKSRGISTEPDTFHHLVDCYSKKGDVHKAARVVSEMLLEGCVPTRETWGVVIGGYWERRNVREAAEVFLDGLVVGVAL; this comes from the coding sequence ATGGCGCGCGGCCAAGCATCGGCCATCCGGTGGACGAAAGAGATCACCAACGCGCAGGTCCTCCGGCTGATCCGTGCCGAGTCCGATGTCCGCAAGGCCCTCCTCATCTTCGACTCCGCCACCGCCGAATACCCCTCCGGCTTCCGCCACGACGCCGCCACCTTCGCCCACATGTCCGCCCGCCTCGCCGCCGCCGGCCTCCTCCCCACCGCCTTCTCGGTCCTCGCCCGCGTCCCCGCCGAGCTGGGCCACCCGCCCCCGGAGCCCGTCTTCGCTGCCCTCATACGCGCCCACGGCCGCGCCCGCCGCCCCCTCGACGCCCTCCGCCTCTTCCACGACGCcccccgcctcctcctcctccggcccTCCAACCGCTCCTACACCGCCCTCCTCGCCGTCCTCGTCGCCCACAACCGCCTAGACCTGGCTAGCCGCCTCTTCGCCGGCATGAGGGCAGCCGGCGTCCCGCCCTCCGTCGCCTCCTACAACGTCCTCCTCAAGGCCCATTGCACCGACGCCGGCAGCGGCGCAGACGTGGACGCGGCCCTCCGAGTGTTCCGCAGGCTGCCCGATCGCGGGTGTCCGCCCGATTCTTGCAGTTACAACACTGTGATCGACGGGCTCTGCAAGCATGGCAGGATCGGCGAAGCCAAGCAGCTGTTGAAGGAAATGAGTGACAAGGACTGCTCGCCGACCGTTGTCACCTACACTACTTTGATCCACGGGATGTGCCGCTCTGGCTCGCTAGACGAAGCAATAGAGATGTTCGACGAAATGACTAAGATAGGGATTAAGCCGAATGTGTTCACGTACAGTTCATTGGTCGACGGCCTCTGCAAGGGCGGACGGTCGCTAAAGGCCGTCACTTTGCTGGATCGGATGGTCTCGGACCGATGCCAGCCGAACGCCATCACCTATTCTGCGCTGATTAATGGGCTGTGTAAAGAAGGAAGGCTTGGGGAGGCATTGGAGATCTTAGATAGGATGAGACTGCAGGGGAAAAAGCCAGATGTAGGATTGTATGGCAAGCTCATCGATGGGTTGTGCGAGTCTGGCCGTGCCCAGGAAGCCGCAAATTACCTCGACGAGATGGTGCTCAGTGGGATCACACCGAACCGCGTCACCTGGAATCTCCATGTGAGGATTAACAACACAGTTGTGGTGGGGTTGTGCGCTGTTGGTGATTCAAGCAGGGCTTTACGGGTGCATCAGAGCATGAAGAGCAGGGGTATTTCTACTGAACCGGACACATTCCATCATCTGGTAGATTGTTACAGCAAGAAGGGAGATGTGCACAAGGCAGCACGGGTTGTCAGCGAGATGTTGCTTGAAGGTTGCGTTCCTACCAGGGAGACATGGGGTGTTGTGATTGGTGGTTACTGGGAAAGGAGAAATGTGAGGGAAGCAGCTGAGGTTTTCTTGGATGGGCTGGTGGTGGGTGTAGCTCTTTGA
- the LOC103997112 gene encoding uncharacterized protein LOC103997112 isoform X2: protein MWSAPLKRTALDGTEYNLLLLDSEGIDAYDQTGTYSTKIFSLAVLLSSLFVYNQMGGIDEAALDRLSLVTEMTKHIRVRASGGKTSASELGQFSPVFVWLLRDFYLELAEDNRKITAREYLEIALRSMQGGGRDLLAKNEIRESIRALFPDRECFTLVRPLNNENDLQRLDQIPLDRLRSEFRSGLDALVKYIFERTRPKQVGATVMTGPILAGITQSYLDAINNGAVPTISSSWQSVEEAECRKAYDAAAEIYKSSFDRSKPAEETVLREAHQDAVEKALNAFNSCAVGSGLARQNYEKLLLNFFRKTFEEYKRTAFLEADLQCSKVIQSMETNLRAACHAPDAKLSDVIQLLDRLLVNFESSAHGPGKWKKLATFLQQSLEGSISDLFRKQLNHVESERNSLKSKCRLSEDKLALFIKQLEANEKHRSEYLKRYEDAISDKEKISKDYSGRIADLQSKYSKLEERCLSLSNALELAKHESSNWKNKYNESMADQKAEEDKFKAQIAVLEARIGAAEGRLAAVREQVASSQEEASEWKRKYDVAVGDAKTALERAAVAQERTNKKVQAREDTLRTEFAEQLATKDKEIINLTAKVDQSENQSNSLLLRLEAAESELKRRESESSVLKDEIQGLLENLDSVKTMAQTHERQVKILEQENNHLQEKYLSESKKFDEADRRCKDAERDAKKGTELADTARAEVVAAQKEKNEAQRLAMERLAFIEKAERQVESLERERNKLIDETEALRRSEIDAIAKVASLEHRVEEREKEIEEMLSENNEQRSNTVQVLESLLATERAARAEANKRAEALSLQLQLTQGKLDSLQQELTSIRLNESALDTKMKSARGKRPRVDDNIGTESVHDMDTGEEVAKGRKRSKSTTSPFNYSQMEDGGSVFRGEQDNNQSQANQESETEDYRRFTVVKLKQELTKYGFGAQLLELRNPNKKDIIALYEKHVLGK from the exons ATGTGGAGCGCACCATTAAAGCGTACTGCTCTTGATGGAACTGAATACAATCTTTTGCTACTGGACAGTGAAGGAATTGATGCCTATGATCAAACG GGAACATATAGTACAAAGATATTCTCTCTCGCTGTTCTATTGTCAAGCTTGTTTGTCTATAACCAG ATGGGTGGTATTGATGAAGCTGCACTTGACCGTCTATCACTTGTCACTGAAATGACTAAACATATACGAGTCAGAGCCTCCGGTGGAAAGACCTCAGCATCTGAGCTTGGACAATTTTCTCCAGTATTTGTGTGGTTATTGAGG GACTTCTATTTAGAATTAGCAGAGGATAATAGAAAGATCACTGCACGCGAGTATCTAGAAATAGCCTTGAGATCTATGCAAGGTGGAGGTAGAGATTTGTTAGCTAAGAATGAG ATTCGAGAGTCGATTCGTGCTTTATTCCCTGATAGAGAATGTTTTACGCTTGTGCGGCCACTGAACAATGAAAATGATCTCCAACGTCTTGATCAAATCCCT TTGGATAGATTAAGATCAGAATTTAGATCAGGCTTAGATGCATTAGTGAAATACATTTTCGAGCGGACCAGACCAAAACAAGTAGGTGCAACTGTAATGACAGGCCCCATTCTTGCTGGTATCACACAGTCATACTTGGATGCTATCAACAATGGTGCCGTGCCTACTATATCTTCTTCTTGGCAG AGTGTTGAAGAAGCGGAATGTCGTAAAGCTTATGATGCTGCTGCTGAGATCTATAAGTCCTCCTTTGATCGCTCAAAGCCAGCAGAGGAG ACTGTCTTAAGAGAAGCACATCAAGATGCTGTTGAAAAAGCTCTCAATGCATTCAATTCTTGTGCCGTGGGGAGTGGATTAGCACGTCAGAATTATGAGAAACTTTTGCTCAATTTTTTCAGAAAGACTTTTGAG GAGTACAAAAGGACTGCTTTCTTAGAAGCGGATTTGCAATGCTCTAAAGTAATCCAAAGCATGGAAACAAACTTACGAGCAGCTTGCCATGCTCCTGATGCCAAACTCAGTGATGTGATTCAG CTCTTGGACCGTTTGCTAGTTAACTTTGAGAGTTCTGCCCATGGTCCGGGAAAATGGAAAAAGTTGGCCACATTTCTGCAACAGAG TTTGGAGGGATCAATTTCAGACCTCTTCAGAAAGCAATTGAATCATGTTGAATCAGAAAGGAATTCTCTGAAGTCTAAATGCCGATTAAGTGAGGATAAATTGGCTTTGTTTATTAAGCAACTTGAGGCTAATGAAAAGCACAGATCTGAATATTTGAAACGCTATGAGGATGCTATCAGTGACAAGGAAAAGATCTCGAAAGATTACTCTGGTCGCATTGCTGATTTGCAGAGCAAATATAGCAAGTTAGAGGAACGCTGCTTGAGTTTATCAAATGCTTTGGAACTTGCTAAACATGAATCCTCTAATTGGAAAAATAAGTACAACgagagcatggcggatcaaaaggctGAGGAAGACAAGTTCAAAGCTCAAATTGCAGTTCTGGAAGCCAGGATAGGTGCTGCTGAAGGTAGGTTAGCTGCTGTTCGTGAACAGGTAGCATCCTCCCAGGAAGAAGCATCGGAGTGGAAGCGGAAATATGATGTAGCAGTTGGAGATGCTAAAACTGCTTTGGAGAGGGCAGCAGTAGCACAGGAACGCACTAATAAGAAGGTACAAGCCAGGGAAGATACTCTAAGAACTGAATTTGCTGAGCAACTAGCAACTAAG GACAAAGAAATTATAAACTTGACTGCAAAGGTTGACCAGTCTGAGAATCAATCAAATAGTTTGCTTCTAAGATTGGAG GCTGCTGAGTCGGAACTGAAACGCCGGGAGTCTGAGTCTTCAGTTTTGAAAGATGAAATCCAAGGTTTACTAGAAAACTTGGATTCTGTTAAAACCATGGCCCAGACACATGAGAGACAAGTCAAAATTCTAGAACAAGAAAATAATCATCTCCAGGAGAAGTATCTTTCTGAAAGCAAGAAATTCGATGAAGCAGACAGGAGGTGCAAGGACGCAGAAAGGGATGCAAAGAAAGGAACTGAGTTGGCTGACACTGCTCGTGCAGAAGTAGTGGCAGCTCAGAAGGAGAAGAATGAAGCCCAAAGGTTGGCAATGGAAAGATTGGCATTTATTGAAAAAGCTGAGAGACAGGTTGAGAGCTTGGAAAGAGAGAGGAATAAGTTGATTGATGAAACTGAGGCGCTTCGTCGATCAGAAATCGATGCGATTGCAAAGGTTGCGTCACTTGAGCACAGAGTGGAAGAGCGAGAAAAGGAAATAGAGGAGATGTTGAGTGAGAACAACGAGCAGAGGTCCAACACAGTCCAAGTTTTGGAAAGTCTTCTGGCAACTGAACGAGCAGCTCGCGCAGAGGCCAATAAGAGGGCAGAGGCCTTGTCCCTGCAGCTACAACTAACTCAAGGCAAACTAGATTCTCTCCAACAGGAGCTGACGTCTATTCGGCTCAATGAAAGTGCACTTGATACCAAGATGAAGAGTGCTCGTGGGAAACGTCCGAGGGTGGATGACAACATAGGCACTGAGTCAGTCCATGATATGGACACTGGTGAAGAAGTTGCCAAGGGTAGAAAGCGATCCAAGAGTACCACAAGCCCGTTCAACTATTCTCAGATGGAAGATGGTGGTTCAGTTTTTAGAGGGGAACAAGATAATAATCAGAGTCAGGCAAATCAAGAATCTGAGACAGAAGATTACAGAAGGTTTACGGTTGTGAAGCTTAAACAAGAGCTTACAAAGTATGGATTCGGTGCACAATTGTTGGAGCTGAGGAATCCCAACAAAAAGGATATTATTGCATTGTACGAGAAGCATGTCCTTGGTAAGTAG